In the Neisseria sp. KEM232 genome, GCATAGGCTTTGTTTACGAATGGAAAAAAGGTGCGCTGGAATGGGAATAGAAGGCGTTTTGAATAAAGGTTTCATCACCACCAGCGCGGATACCGTGCTCAACTACATGCGCACCGGCTCGCTGTGGCCGGTGACTTTCGGTTTGGCCTGCTGTGCGGTGGAGATGATGCACGCCGGTATGGCGCGCTACGACCTTGACCGCTTCGGCATTATCTTTAGGCCTTCGCCGCGCCAGTCCGACCTGATGATTGTTGCCGGCACGCTGTGCAACAAAATGGCGCCGGCGCTGCGCCGCGTGTACGACCAGATGGCCGAGCCGCGCTGGGTGCTGTCTATGGGTTCCTGCGCCAACGGCGGCGGCTACTACCATTATTCCTATTCCGTGGTGCGCGGTTGCGACCGCATCGTGCCGGTGGACGTGTACGTTCCCGGCTGCCCGCCCACCGCCGAAGCGCTGCTTTACGGCCTGATTCAGCTTCAGGGCAAAATCAAGCGCACCTACACCATCGCCCGCAACTAGGAGCACGCCATGCATGTAAACGATTTGCACGCCGCCGTGCAGCGGCTGTTGGGCGACAAGGCCAGCGTCGTGCTGCTGGCTTTCGGCGAAGTAACTGTTGAATGCCGCCCCGAGCACTACATCGACATTATGACCACCCTGCGCGACCACGAAGAGCTGCATTTCGAGCTGCTGGTGGATTTGTGCGGCGTCGATTACAGCACTTATAAAAACGAAGCATGGCAGGGCAAGCGCTTTGCCGTAGTCAGCCAGCTGTTGTCGGTGAAAAACAACCAGCGCATCCGCGTGCGCGTGTGGGCGGACAACGACGATTTTCCGGTTGTCCAAACCGTTACCCCGATTTACAACAGCGCCGACTGGTACGAGCGCGAAGCCTTCGATCTCTACGGCATTATTTTCAATGACCACCCCGACCTGCGCCGCATCTTGACCGACTACGGCTTTGTCGGCCATCCTTTCCGCAAGGATTTCCCCATTTCCGGCTATGTGGAGATGCGTTACGACGAAAAAGAAAAACGCGTGATCTACCAGCCGGTTACCATCGAGCCGCGCGAGATTACCCCGCGCGTTGTCCGCGAGGAGAACTACGGTGGCCACTAAACTCAGAAACTACACCATCAACTTCGGCCCGCAGCACCCCGCCGCCCACGGCGTATTGCGCATGATTTTGGAATTGGACGGCGAAACCATCGTCCGCGCCGACCCCCATATCGGCCTGCTGCACCGCGGCACCGAAAAGCTGGCCGAAACCCGCACCTTCCTGCAAACCCTGCCCTATATGGACCGCTTGGACTACGTTTCCATGATGGTCAACGAGCAGGCCTACTGCCTGGCGGTGGAAAAACTGCTTGGCATCGACATCCCCATCCGTGCCAAATACATCCGCACCATGTTTGCCGAGGTAACGCGCATCCTGAACCACCTGATGGGTGTCGGTTCGCACGCGCTCGACATCGGCGCCATGACCGCGATTCTCTACGCCTTCCGCGACCGCGAAGACCTGATGGACTTGTACGAAGCCGTCTCCGGCGCGCGCATGCACGCCGCCTATTTCCGTCCCGGCGGCGTGTACCGCGATTTGCCCGACTTTATGCCCAAATACGAGCCGAGCAAGTACCGCAGCGCCAAAGTATTGAAAGAACTCAACGCCTGGCGCGAAGGCAGCATGCTCGACTTCATCGACGCCTTCTGCGAGCGTTTCCCGTCGCGCATCGACGATTTGGAAACCCTGCTTACCGACAACCGCATCTGGAAGCAGCGTACCGTCGGCATCGGCGTCGTTTCGCCCGAGCGCGCCATGCAAAAAGGCTTCACCGGCGTGATGCTGCGCGGCTCCGGCGTCGAATGGGACGTACGCAAAACCCAACCCTACGAAGTCTATGACCAAATGGACTTCGACATCCCCGTCGGCGTCAACGGCGACTGCTACGACCGCTACCTGTGCCGCATCAACGAAATGCGCCAGTCCACCCGCATCATCAAACAATGCGCCGACTGGCTGCGCGTCAATCCCGGCCCGGTGATTACCGACGACCACAAAGTCGCCCCGCCCAAACGCACCGAAATGAAGCTCGGTATGGAAGATTTGATCCACCACTTCAAACTCTTCACTGAAGGCATGCACGTACCCGAGGGCGAAACCTATACCGCCGTCGAACATCCCAAAGGCGAATTCGGCATCTACCTGATTTCCGACGGCGCCAACAAACCCTACCGCCTGAAAATCCGCGCCCCCGGCTTCGCCCACCTGCAAGGCATGGACGAAATGGCCAAAGGCCACATGCTGGCCGACGTCGTCGCCATCATCGGCACCCAGGACATCGTATTCGGAGAGGTGGACAGATAATGTTATCCGCAGAATCCCTGAAACAAATCGACACCGAGCTGGCCAAATACCCCGCCGACCGCCGCCGATCCGCCATTATGGGCGCGCTACGCATCGCCCAAACCGAAAAAGGCTGGCTCGCCCCCGAAACCATCGAGTTTGTCGCCGAATACGTCGGCATCAGCCCCGCGCAGGCCTACGAAGTCGCTACTTTCTACAATATGTACGACATCAAACCGGTGGGCAAATACAAACTCACCGTCTGCACCAACCTGCCCTGCGCCCTGCGCGGCGGCGTCGATGCCGGCGAATACCTGAAGAAAAAACTCGGCATCGGCTACGGCGAAACCACCGCCGACGGCAAATTCACCCTGGTCGAAGGCGAATGCATGGGCGCCTGCGGCGATGCCCCGGTGATGCTGCTCAACAACCACAAAATGTGCAGCTTTATGGATGCTATGGCGATTGATGCGAAGCTGGCGGAGTTGGAATAGAGCGGTTTGAGGTAATCTGAGACAATATTTCCAGCTATTTTAGATAAAAATGGACTACAAAATAGATGTTTATGAAGCTGATGAACTCAATCAGTATCGATTTGTGCTTGGCTCAATATCAGCTAAAACACTTTGCGTATTCGGTATAAATCCAAGTACAGCAGATGATAAAAACCCTGATCCCACGATCAAAAGAGTAATGGGATTTGTTGAGCGCAATGGTTATACCAGTTTCGTAATGTTTAATTTGTATCCTAAAAGAGCTACTGATCCGCATGATTTGCCTACTGTAGCTGATGAAGTAGCAATACAGAAGAATATTGAAATTATTTCTAAAATTGTTTCTCAGATTATTGAGCAACAAAAACAATGTGATGTGTTGTTGGCATGGGGTGGCTCATTTTATTTGCGCAATTATTTTGATACTTGTTTGAAGAAAATGTATAACTCTTTGAATGGATATCCAATAAATTGGTTAAGAATAGGAGAGTTATTGAAATCAGGACAACCAAGGCATCCATCACGGCAGTCCTATGAATTAAAGTTTGAAACTATGGATATGAATGCGTTTTTGTCTCGTTAGCAAAGTTGGGTTTCGACTCAACAAAAACGTAAAGCAGCCTGAAAACCCGTAGGGTGCGCACCGCGCACCAAATCTCACCGCAATCCGATAGGCGAAACATAGCAACCCCCCCCGGGAGCGCGCCATGAAACCGCTTTTATTTGTAAGCGCCGCAGCATTGTTGATGAGCGGCTGCGCGTCTGTCGAAGAATATTTCAACGGCACATCGCCCCACACCTGCTACGGCTTGGGCAACCCAGAATGCGTCAGACAAGGCTACCACCCTGGCGGAGGCATAATGCAGCCTGGCGCAACCGCCTACGAACAGTAGCAAAAACGGTAGCGTAAGGCAGCCTGAAAAGGCCGTCTGAAAACCATAGGCCGGATTCTCGAATCCGACAGCCGCCCGCAAGGCGGCATCAGGCAGCCTGAAACCGTAAAACCTACAGCAATCCATTCCCTCTCCCGCCCCGCGGTGGAGGGCTAGGGTGGGGGCAGCGGTGCAACAGAAACCGCCGCCACACCCGCAAACAAAAAAGCGTTTCCGCAGAAACACCACCCCCACCCCGACCCTCCCCCGCAAGGCAGGGGAGGGAGCAGAAGAAACATCTGTTTCAGACGGCCTTAAAAGCAGCCTGAAAACCAAACAGGCCGTCTGAAAGGCCGCCCGAACCGAACAAACCAAACAACCCCGAGCAAGCACCATGGCTATTTACCAAACAGGCGTGATTTTCGACAACGTGGACACCCGCGATCCCGACTGCTGGACACTCGATTCCTACCTCCAACGCGGCGGCTACCAAGCCCTGCGCAAAATCCTGTCCGAAAACACCAGCCAAGACGACGTCATCGCCGAAGTCAAAGCCTCCGGCCTGCGCGGCCGCGGCGGCGCAGGCTTTCCCACCGGTCTCAAATGGAGCTTTATGCCCCGCTCCTTCCCCGGCACCAAATACGTCGTCTGCAATACCGACGAAGGCGAGCCCGGCACCTTCAAAGACCGCGACATCATCTTCTTCAATCCCCACGCCCTGATCGAAGGCATGATTATCGCCGGCTACGCCATGGGCGCGCCCGCCGGCTACAACTACATCCACGGCGAAATCTTCGAAGGCTACCAGCGCTTTGAAGCCGCGCTGGCGCAGGCGCGCGCGGCCGGCTATCTCGGCCAGAACATTCTCGGCAGCGAGTTCTCCTTTGAACTCTATGCCGCCCACGGCTACGGCGCCTATATCTGCGGCGAAGAAACCGCCTTGCTCGAATCGCTGGAAGGCAAAAAAGGCCAACCGCGCTTCAAGCCGCCGTTCCCCGCATCCTTCGGCCTATACGGCAAGCCCACCACCATCAACAACACCGAAACCTTTTCTTCCGTCCCCTTTATCATCCGCGACGGCGGCCAGACCTTTGCCGACAAAGGCATCGAAAACGCCGGCGGCACCAAGCTGTTTTCCATTTCCGGCCATATCGAGCGCCCGGGCAACTACGAAGTGCCGCTGGGTACGCCGTTTGCCAAAATCCTGGAAATGGCTGGCGGCATGAAAAACGGCAAAAAACTCAAAGCCGTTATCCCCGGCGGTTCGTCCGCACCGGTGCTGCCCGCCGACATCATGATGGAATTGAACATGGACTACGATTCCATCGCCAAAGCCGGCTCGATGCTCGGTTCGGGCGCGATTATCGTGATGGACGAAGACGTGTGCATGGTCAAAGCGCTCGAGCGCCTGAGCTATTTCTACCACGAAGAATCCTGCGGCCAATGCACCCCCTGCCGCGAAGGCACCGGCTGGCTGTACCGCATCGTCCACCGCATCGCCAACGGCCAGGGGCGCATGGAAGATTTGGATCTGCTCGATTCCGTCGGCAACAATATGGCCGGACGCACCATCTGCGCCCTGGCCGACGCCGCCGTCTTCCCCGTGCGCAGCTTCACCAAACACTTCCGCGACGAGTTCGTCCACTACATCGAACACGGCCGGCCGATGAAAGAGCATAAGTGGTGTTAAAGGCAGCCTGAAAGTAAAAAGGCCGTCTGAAACCGAACAACCGACAGCAACCGAATCCCCTCTCCAGCTTGCGGGGGAGGGCTAGGGTGGGGGTAGTAGGGCAACAGCAATTTCCGCCACGCCCGCAAACAAAAAAAGCGTTTCCGCAGAAACGCCACTCCCACCCCTCCCCTCCCCCGCAGGGCAGGGGAGGGAGACAGAAGCAACACTGTTTTCAGACGGCCGCCAAGGCAGCCTGAAACGTAAAAAAGCCACCCGAAACCCGTAGTTCGGATACTCGTATCCGATAAGCCGCTCCAAGCGGCTGTAAGGCAGCCTGAAAACCGGCAACGCAAGTTTCAGCGAAGTGAAAAAACACCCCAAGGCCGTCTGAACGCCGCAAACCGCGTTTTCAGGCTGCCCCAAACCATTACCCATTTAAAGAAAACCCCGTAACTAGGAAACCACCATGTTACAAATCGAAATCGACGGCAAACAAGTGTCGGTAGAGCAGGGCGCGACGGTAATCGAAGCCGCGCAAAAGCTCGGCACCTACATCCCGCACTTCTGCTACCACAAGAAACTTTCCATTGCTGCTAACTGCCGCATGTGCCTGGTGGAAGTGGAAAAAGCGCCCAAGCCGCTGCCCGCTTGCGCCACGCCGGTAACCGACGGCATGGTGGTGCGCACCCATTCCGAAAAAGCGCGTCAGGCGCAGGAAGGGGTGATGGAGTTTCTGCTGATCAACCACCCGCTCGATTGTCCGGTCTGCGACAAGGGCGGCGAGTGCCAGCTGCAGGATTTGGCAATGGGCTATGGCAAAACCACCAGCCGCTACACCGAAGCCAAGCGCGCCGTGGTCGGCAAAGACATGGGCCCGCTGATTTCCGCCGCCGAAATGAGCCGCTGCATCCACTGCACCCGCTGCGTGCGCTTCACCGAAGAAATCGCCGGCGAGCAGGAAATCGCCATGGCCTACCGCGGCGAGTTTTCCGAAATCATGCCCTTTGTCGGCAAAGTGGTGGAAACCGAATTGTCGGGCAACGTTATCGACCTGTGCCCCGTCGGTGCGCTGACCAGCAAGCCCTTCCGCTTCAACGCCCGCACTTGGGAATTGAGCCGGCGCAAATCCGTTTCCGCCCACGACTCTTTGGGCAGCAACCTGATTGTGCAGGTGAAAGAACACACCGTGCGCCGCGTGCTGCCGCTGGAAAACGAAGCCATCAACGAATGCTGGCTGTCCGACCGCGACCGCTTTGCCTACGAAGGCCTGTACCACGAAAGCCGTCTGAAAAACCCGAAAATCAAGCAGGGCGGCGAGTGGATCGATGTTGATTGGAAAACTGCGCTCGAATACGTGCGCACATCGCTGGACTGCGTCGGCAAAGACGGCCAGCAGGACCAAATCGGCATCTGGGCCAACCCGATGAACACTGTTGAAGAGCTGTATCTGGCGAAAAAACTGGCGCAGGGTCTCGGCATCAAACATTTCGACACCCGCCTGCAGGCGCAGGACAGCCGCCTGCAAGGCAGCCTGAAAGGCGCGCAATGGCTCGGCCAGAGCATTGAAGACTTGGGCAATGCCGGTGCCATTCTGGTGCTCGGCGCCAACCTGCGCAAAGAGCAGCCGCTCCTGACCGCCCGCCTGCGCCGCGCCGCCAACAACGGCAGCCAGATCAGCGTGCTCGCCAGCAGCAAAGAAGCGCTGCATATGCCGCTTGCCGCGCAGCAAATCCTGCATCCGAACCAATGGGCAGGCTGCCTGAAAACCCTGGCGCAGGACTTGGAAAACGGTATCGGCGGCAGCCTGAAAACCGCCGAGCAGGCCGCCATTGTGCTGGGCGCCGAAGCGCAGAACCATCCCGATTACGCCGCCATCTATGCCGCCGCGCAGGAGCTGGCCGATGCTACCGGCGCCAAGCTCGGCATTCTGCCGCAGGCGGCCAACAGCGTCGGCGCTGATGTGCTGGCAGTCAATAACGGACAGACCATTGCCGAAATGATTGCCCAGCCGAAAAAAGCCGTGCTGCTGTTGAACGTCGAACCCGAAATCGACGTGGCCAACGGCGGCCGTGCCGTGGCCGCGCTGCGCGAAGCGCAAACCGTGATGGCCTTCACCCCCTATGTCAGCGACACTCTGCTAGACGTGTGCGACCTGCTGCTGCCGATTGCGCCCTTTACCGAAACTTCCGGCAGCCTGATCAATATGGAAGGCCGCTTGCAGTCCTTCCACGGCGTATCCAAAGGCTACGGTGACAGCCGCCCGCTGTGGAAAATCCTGCGCGTGCTGGGCAATATTTTTGAAGTGGACGGCTTTGAGTTCGACAGCAGCGAAGAAGTGCTGCAAGAAGCAATCGACAAAGACGCGCTGGCCGGCAAACTCGACAACCGCAGCAGCTGGCAGGGCGCAGCCGCGCCGGCCGGCAGCGGGCTGACCCGCGTCGGCGGCACCGGCATCTACCACACCGACGCCATCGTGCGCCGCGCCGAATCGCTGCAGCAAACCGGCCACGCCCAAGTGCCCGCCGCCCGCGTCCACCCGCTGACGCTGGCCGCGCTCGGCCTGCTCGATGGCGACAGCGTGCGCGCCAAACACGGCGCCCACAGCGTTACCGTCAGCGTCTCGGCCGACAAAACGCTGCCGGAAAACATCGTCCACCTGCCGCTGCACAGCGCCAACGCCGAATTGGGCGGCATGATGAACGCCATCGAACTGGAAAGGGCTTAAGCAATGCAAGAATGGTTCCAAACCCTGTTTTCAGGCTGGCTCGGCCCCATCGGCAGCGACATCGGCCTGATTGTGGCGATCGTCGTCAAAATCGTCATCATCCTGATTCCGCTGATTCTCACCGTTGCCTACCTGACTTACTTCGAGCGCAAAGTTATCGGCTTTATGCAGCTGCGCGTCGGCCCCAATGTAACCGGCCCGTGGGGTCTGATCCAGCCGTTTGCCGACGTGTTCAAGCTGCTGTTTAAAGAAGTTACCCGCCCCAAGCTGTCGAACAAGGCGCTGTTCTATATCGGCCCGATTATGTCGCTGGCGCCGTCGTTTGCCGCTTGGGCGGTGATTCCTTTTTCCGAAAAATGGTTGCTCACCAACATCAACGTCGGCCTGCTCTATATTCTGATGATTACTTCGCTGTCGGTGTACGGCGTGATCATCGCCGGCTGGGCGTCCAATTCCAAATACTCATTTCTCGGCGCCATGCGCTCTTCCGCGCAAACCATTTCCTACGAAATCGCCATGGGCGCGGCCTTGCTGTGTGTGGTGATGGTTTCAGGCAGCCTGAATTTTTCCGAAATCGTCGCCGCCCAAGCGCAGGGCATCGCCGGCGGCTCGGTATTCTCGTGGAACTGGCTGCCGCTGTTTCCGGTGTTTATCATTTATCTGATTTCCGCCGTTGCCGAAACCAACCGCGCACCCTTTGACGTGGCCGAAGGCGAGAGTGAAATCGTCGCCGGTTTCCACGTCGAATATTCCGGCTTCGCCTTTGCCCTGTTTTTCCTGGCCGAATACATTTTCATGATCTTGATCGCCGCGCTGACATCGCTGATGTTTCTCGGCGGCTGGCTCTCGCCCTTCCCGCAAAGCTGGGGCGCTGTCGGTACGCCGTCGGCCTTCTGGATGTTCGGCAAAATGGCGATGGTGCTCTACGGCTATCTGTGGATACGTGCCACCTTTCCCCGCTACCGCTACGACCAAATTATGCGCCTGGGCTGGAAGGTGCTGATCCCGATCAGCTTCGTGTTTATCGTCGTGCTGGCGCTGTGGATGGTCTCGCCGCTGAGCTTGTGGAAATAGGCCGTCTGAAAAGCAAAAGCAGCCTGAAAAGGCAGCCTGAAAAAAAGGACAAGCAAATGATCGAATACAGCAACAGCAAAACCATTACCGCCGAACAGTTTGCGGGCGTACTCGAGCGTTCCGGCATCCGCCGTCCCACTACCGACCTGCCGCGCCTGCAAACCATGCTCGATCAGGCCGACATCCTGTGGACGGCATGGGACGGTGCGAACCTTGTCGGCGTTGCCCGCTCGCTTACCGACTTCGCCTACGCCTGCTATCTGTCCGATCTTGCCGTCGATACCGCCTGCCAGCATCAGGGCATCGGCCGCGAACTCGTCCGCCGCACACAGGCGCAAATCGGCGAAAAAGTCGCCCTGATTCTGCTTTCCGCCCCCGCTGCGATGGACTACTACCCGAAAATCGGCTTTGAAAAAGCCGAAAACGCCTTTATCGTCAAACGTACCGCCTGACACGGCAAGGCAGCCTGAAAACGCACAACGCAAGTTTCGGCAAAGTTTAAAACCAAAACCAAACACCAAAATCCCCTAAAACGGAGGATACGAACCCAATGGCAAACCTAGTCAAAACCTTCCTGCTCGGCGAGCTGGTCAAAGGCATGGGGCTGACCCTGAAAAACTTCTTCGCCCGCAAGGAAACCATCTACTTCCCCGAAGAAAAAACCCCGCAGTCCGTGCGCTTTCGCGGCCTGCACGCCCAACGCCGTTATCCGAACGGCGAAGAACGCTGCATCGCCTGCAAACTGTGCGAGGCCGTCTGCCCCGCCATGGCCATCAACATCGAATCCGAAGAGCGCGAAGACGGCACCCGCCGCACCACCCGCTACGACATCGACCTGACCAAGTGCATCTTCTGCGGCTTCTGCGAAGAAGCCTGCCCCACCGACGCCATCGTCGAAACCCATATTTTCGAGTACCACGGCGAGAAAAAGGGCGACCTGCACTTCACCAAACCCATGCTCTTGGCCATCGGCGACAAATACGAAGAAGAAATCGCCAAACGCAAAGCCGCCGACGCGCCCTACCGTTGAGGCAGCCTGAAAGGCAAAAGGCTACCTGAAAACCTTAAACTGCCGTCATTAGTGAGTAGGTCGGGCACTTATGCCCGACAAACACCGGCAACAGAAAAATATCTGCCGTCATTTCCGCGCAGGCGGGAATCTTGGCGGCACAACAGCAAAGGCGGCCAACCCCAACCGCCGCCCACCCCAACCAAGATTCCCGCCTGCGCGGGAATGACGAGATTGAAGTAAAGTAGGTCGGGCATTTATGCCCGACAAACGCCGGCCAATTTGAAACATGTCGGGCATCAATGCTCGACCTACAAACTGAAAACACAAGCAACGTAGGGTGTGTGGCTCCGCCACGCACGCGGCAAAGCAAAAGCAGCCTGAAACGCAAAAGGCAGCCTGAAATCCAAACAGGAGCAGCACCATGAGCAAAACCCTCGTCATCGTCGCGCATCCGAGTATTGCGCAGTCCGCCGTCAACAAACGCTGGCTTGCCCAATTGCGCCGATACCCCGAACGCTTTACCGTGCACGAGCTTTACGCCACCTACCCCGACGGCAAAATCGACATCGCCGCCGAACAGCGGCTGGCGGACGCGCATCAGGCTTTGGTATTGCAGTTTCCCGTGTATTGGTTCAACTGCCCGCCGCTGCTGAAACAATGGCTGGACGACGTGCTGACCTACGGCTGGGCATACGGTTCGCAAGGCAAAGCCCTGGCAGGCAAGAAAACCGCGATTGCCGTGTCGCTGGGCACGCCCGCTGCCGACTACACGCGCGAAGGCGCAGTCGGCTGCACCGTTGCCGAAGCACTGCGCCCGTTTGAATTGTCCCTGCGCTACTGCAACGCCGACTACCGCCCGATGTTTGCCTTCCACACCATCGACAGCAACGCGGGCTACACCGAAGCCGCTTTGCAGGCGATAGAGCAAAGCGCGGCGGATTATGTGGCGTGGCTGGATGCGCTGGCGCAGGCAGCCTGAAACCGTAAGAGGCTACCTGAAAAACCAAACAGGCTGTCTGAAACCCGCAGCCATGCAGCTTGGGAAAGCCTGAAAGAAAAAATAAAATGTTTAAAATCATTATGCTGGTAAAGAAGAAAACCGAACTCGACACCGAGGCATTTATCGCCCGCTGGCAGCAGCATTCTGAAAAAGTGCTGGGTTTGAAGGACGTACTGAATATCCGCCATTACGCCAAAACGCTGCCGTTTCAGGCCGGTGCGCAACCTGCCACCCAGCGCGGCACGCTGCCGTTTGCGTTTGATGCGATGGGCGAGCTGTGGTACGACAGCCGCGACGATTTCCAACGCGCCCGCGAAACCGAAGCAGGGCAGGCGGCACTGGCCGCACTGCGCGAGGATGAAGCCGAGTTCGTGGATTTGCAGCATTCCGTCATGTGGTTTGGCGAAGAAGAGCGCGTGATTTGAAGTCAAAGGCAGCCCAGACCCCAAAAAAAGGCCGTCTGAAAAGCATTGAAAAACCCCCACCGGAAAGACCTTTATGAGCTTCCAACTGATTATGTTCTACACCCTGGCCGCCATCATCCTGTTTGGCGCGCTCAAAACCGTAACCGCCAAGAACCCCGTGCATGCCGCGCTGTATCTGGTGCTCACCTTCTGCATGAGCGCGATGATGTGGATGCTGATGCAGGCCGAGTTCCTCGGCATCACGCTGGTGGTGGTGTATGTGGGCGCGGTGATGGTGCTGTTCCTGTTTGTGGTGATGATGCTCAACATCGACATCGAAGAAATGCGCAAAGGCTTCTGGCGCAACGCCCCCGCCGCGCTGACCGTCGGCGTGCTGATGGCCGTCG is a window encoding:
- a CDS encoding EthD domain-containing protein, with translation MFKIIMLVKKKTELDTEAFIARWQQHSEKVLGLKDVLNIRHYAKTLPFQAGAQPATQRGTLPFAFDAMGELWYDSRDDFQRARETEAGQAALAALREDEAEFVDLQHSVMWFGEEERVI